A window of the Euzebya pacifica genome harbors these coding sequences:
- a CDS encoding sterol desaturase family protein: protein MTTLEPTRPIARLRRWLHARRVEEARVEALASARVEADEDDLARRSRTTATTLTDAAGRFWRHPSPWIIATTMVVASVARVVVGGYHVTDLVVPLLMLASFPFVEWVIHVFVLHFKPFEVAGVTIDPLLAREHRAHHADPRDIPLVFIPPKVYWWLLPTLVGVSVFAFDRLGLGLTYLVALTAIGMVYEWVHYLIHSDYKPVTRPYRAVWRNHRLHHYKNENYWFTVTTSGTADRLLRTCPAAATVPTSPTARNLDAR from the coding sequence ATGACCACCCTCGAGCCGACCCGCCCCATCGCCCGTCTCCGCCGCTGGCTGCACGCCCGTCGTGTCGAGGAGGCCCGCGTCGAGGCACTCGCCAGCGCCCGCGTCGAGGCCGACGAGGACGACCTCGCCCGCCGTTCGCGGACGACCGCCACGACCCTCACCGACGCCGCCGGTCGGTTCTGGCGTCACCCCTCCCCCTGGATCATCGCCACGACCATGGTCGTGGCGAGCGTGGCGCGGGTCGTCGTCGGTGGCTACCACGTCACCGACCTCGTCGTCCCGCTGCTGATGCTCGCGTCGTTTCCGTTCGTGGAGTGGGTGATCCACGTCTTCGTCCTCCACTTCAAGCCCTTCGAGGTCGCCGGGGTCACCATCGACCCGCTGCTGGCCCGCGAGCACCGCGCCCACCACGCCGACCCACGGGACATCCCGCTGGTCTTCATCCCCCCGAAGGTCTACTGGTGGCTGCTGCCGACCCTCGTCGGGGTCAGCGTGTTCGCGTTCGACCGGCTCGGCCTCGGCCTGACCTACCTCGTCGCACTGACCGCCATCGGCATGGTCTACGAGTGGGTCCACTACCTGATCCACAGCGACTACAAGCCCGTCACCCGTCCCTACCGGGCGGTCTGGCGCAACCACCGCCTGCACCACTACAAGAACGAGAACTACTGGTTCACCGTCACGACGTCCGGCACCGCCGACCGGCTGCTGCGGACCTGCCCCGCCGCCGCCACCGTCCCCACCTCACCGACGGCCAGGAACCTCGACGCCCGCTAG
- a CDS encoding FadR/GntR family transcriptional regulator, giving the protein MDDLEPVRRRSVPDEVADQLVDRIVSGRLVAGGPLPSERDLADTLAVSRPTVRAALQRLAQSGLVEIRQGGGTRVRDFRRHAGLDLLPRLIVGDGGLDLRVVRDVIRTRSSIGPVLARSAAEAGEGPPLAEAVQAIDVAPDGVARQRAALAFWDAVVERSGSIVYRLMFNGLRAAYEPMLDVLAGAMAAEVDRVDTYAALAAAIEAGDADAAQDLAADLLSSGHGAISDLLDRIDDQPPHQPTTGADA; this is encoded by the coding sequence ATGGACGACCTGGAGCCCGTCAGGCGGAGGTCGGTGCCCGACGAGGTCGCCGACCAGCTGGTCGACCGGATCGTGTCCGGCCGCCTCGTCGCCGGCGGGCCGCTCCCGAGCGAGCGGGACCTCGCCGACACCCTGGCCGTCAGCCGACCCACCGTCCGTGCGGCCCTCCAGCGGCTCGCGCAGTCGGGGTTGGTCGAGATCCGTCAGGGTGGGGGCACTCGTGTCCGCGACTTCCGCCGGCACGCCGGCCTGGACCTCCTCCCTCGCCTGATCGTCGGGGACGGGGGACTGGACCTGCGGGTGGTCCGCGACGTCATCCGCACCCGTTCCTCCATCGGTCCGGTCCTGGCCCGTTCGGCCGCCGAGGCGGGGGAGGGACCACCGCTCGCGGAGGCGGTGCAGGCCATCGACGTCGCCCCGGACGGGGTCGCCCGCCAGCGGGCCGCCCTCGCGTTCTGGGACGCCGTGGTGGAGCGGTCCGGGTCCATCGTCTACCGGCTGATGTTCAACGGCCTGCGTGCCGCCTACGAACCCATGCTCGACGTGCTCGCCGGTGCCATGGCCGCCGAGGTCGACCGTGTCGACACCTACGCCGCCCTTGCCGCAGCCATCGAGGCCGGCGACGCCGACGCCGCCCAGGACCTGGCCGCCGACCTGCTGTCGTCGGGCCACGGCGCCATCAGCGACCTGCTCGACCGGATCGACGACCAACCCCCCCACCAGCCGACGACAGGAGCCGACGCATGA
- a CDS encoding flavodoxin family protein, giving the protein MARLLIVHHSPMDSVRRLTDAVVAGVTHPDLEGAVEAVRRPALEATAADVLASDAVVCVTPVNFGYMSGALKHFFDSSFRALEDTTANLPYAAVIKGTTDADGAVRALEAIATGMRWRRVVPPVVLEGPVDDDAVAATIELAATVAATIA; this is encoded by the coding sequence ATGGCCCGCCTGCTGATCGTGCACCACTCGCCCATGGACTCCGTCCGTCGACTGACCGACGCGGTCGTCGCCGGCGTCACCCATCCAGATCTCGAGGGCGCGGTCGAGGCCGTGCGGCGTCCGGCGCTGGAGGCCACCGCCGCCGACGTGCTGGCCAGCGATGCCGTCGTCTGCGTGACGCCGGTGAACTTCGGCTACATGTCCGGGGCGCTCAAGCACTTCTTCGACTCCTCCTTCCGGGCGCTGGAGGACACGACGGCCAACCTGCCGTACGCGGCGGTCATCAAGGGCACCACCGACGCCGACGGTGCCGTGCGCGCACTCGAGGCCATCGCGACGGGAATGCGCTGGCGGCGGGTCGTCCCGCCGGTGGTGCTGGAAGGGCCCGTCGACGACGACGCGGTCGCGGCGACGATCGAGCTGGCGGCCACGGTGGCTGCGACCATCGCCTGA